Proteins found in one Seonamhaeicola sp. S2-3 genomic segment:
- the rpsU gene encoding 30S ribosomal protein S21 — MLIIPIKEGENIDRALKRYKRKFDKTGRKRALQTRKQFTKPSVARRAQIQKAQYIQKLRDAEDI; from the coding sequence ATGTTAATAATACCAATTAAAGAAGGAGAAAATATAGATAGAGCGTTAAAACGTTACAAAAGAAAATTTGATAAAACAGGTAGAAAGCGAGCGCTACAAACACGTAAGCAATTTACTAAACCTTCGGTAGCACGTAGAGCGCAAATACAGAAAGCGCAATACATTCAAAAATTAAGAGATGCAGAAGATATTTAG
- a CDS encoding TrkA family potassium uptake protein: MSNPLIRLFRSKIYTSIILLVFLMLVGIVGFMTISNYSWVDSLYMTVITMTTVGFGEVEPLDEQGKIFTIFLILASIVIVGYALSIITEYILSRNHFEEIKYKKMQKQIDGFSNHVVICGYGRNGKQAARKLMAHNKSFVIIEKNKEVEERLRLDGVPYVIGNANEDETLMLAGVDRASSFISALPNDADNLFVVLSARQMNENINIISRASQESSYNKLKFAGANNVILPDMIGGDHMASLVVVPGLMEFIDNLSIVGKSNINIEEVAVEKLHHSNEIQTIKDLDLRKKTGCNIIGYKDAKGDYVVNPEADTVLEPNSKIIVLGRPEQIEELNSVFNIENETH; encoded by the coding sequence ATGAGTAACCCTTTAATTAGACTTTTTAGATCTAAAATTTATACGTCCATAATTTTACTAGTTTTTTTAATGCTAGTTGGTATTGTGGGGTTTATGACAATTTCAAATTACTCTTGGGTAGATTCTTTGTACATGACTGTTATTACCATGACTACCGTAGGTTTTGGAGAGGTAGAACCACTAGATGAACAGGGTAAAATATTCACAATATTTTTAATTTTAGCTAGTATAGTTATTGTAGGTTATGCGCTTTCTATTATAACAGAGTACATTTTAAGCAGAAATCATTTTGAAGAAATAAAATACAAAAAGATGCAAAAACAAATAGATGGTTTTAGTAACCATGTTGTAATTTGTGGTTACGGAAGAAACGGAAAACAAGCAGCTAGAAAGCTTATGGCCCATAATAAATCGTTTGTCATTATTGAAAAAAATAAAGAAGTTGAAGAACGTTTGCGCTTAGATGGAGTTCCTTACGTTATAGGAAATGCTAATGAAGACGAAACATTAATGTTAGCTGGTGTTGATAGAGCCTCTAGTTTTATATCGGCGCTTCCTAATGATGCCGATAATTTATTTGTAGTACTATCTGCTAGACAAATGAATGAAAATATTAATATAATTAGCAGAGCGTCTCAAGAATCATCTTATAATAAATTAAAATTTGCAGGAGCTAATAATGTTATTTTACCAGATATGATTGGTGGAGATCATATGGCATCTTTAGTTGTGGTTCCTGGTTTAATGGAGTTTATTGATAATTTGTCAATTGTAGGAAAATCTAATATTAACATTGAAGAAGTTGCTGTTGAAAAGCTACATCATTCAAATGAAATACAAACCATAAAAGATTTAGATTTAAGAAAAAAAACAGGCTGTAATATTATAGGTTACAAAGACGCAAAAGGAGATTATGTTGTTAATCCTGAAGCAGATACTGTATTAGAACCAAATTCTAAAATTATAGTTTTGGGGCGTCCAGAACAAATAGAAGAGTTAAATTCTGTTTTCAATATTGAAAATGAAACCCATTGA
- a CDS encoding helix-hairpin-helix domain-containing protein, whose product MKSHFTFTKEQRNGIFLLILLIILFQCAYFFIDFSSKDIVVNQKALTKFTNEIDSLKQIEIESRKPKIFPFNPNYITDYKGATLGMSNEEIDRLLAFRKQGKWINSTQQFQQVTKVSDSLLKTISPYFKFPEWVTNPSPKSKTNYKYSNTPKTFSQKKDLNKATAKQLQRINGIGEVLSERIVKFRNKFVGGFIADVQLLDVYGLTPEVIERITNEFTVKTPRQIEKINLNTATVEQLVTIQHIDYEVAHNIVEQRILREGYKSLDELLKVKDFPVNKIEIIKLYLSLY is encoded by the coding sequence ATGAAATCTCATTTCACGTTTACTAAAGAACAGCGGAATGGGATTTTTTTATTAATATTACTCATAATCCTTTTTCAGTGTGCTTATTTTTTTATCGATTTTTCTTCAAAAGATATTGTTGTAAACCAAAAAGCACTCACTAAGTTTACAAACGAAATAGATTCTTTAAAACAGATTGAAATAGAATCTAGAAAACCAAAAATATTTCCTTTCAATCCAAATTATATTACAGATTATAAAGGGGCTACATTAGGAATGAGTAATGAAGAAATTGATAGGTTGTTAGCTTTTAGAAAACAAGGTAAATGGATTAATTCTACCCAACAGTTTCAGCAAGTAACTAAAGTTTCAGATTCTCTTTTAAAAACCATTTCACCATATTTTAAGTTTCCAGAATGGGTAACAAATCCATCACCTAAATCAAAAACAAACTACAAGTATAGTAATACTCCAAAAACCTTCAGTCAAAAAAAAGATTTAAACAAAGCTACTGCTAAGCAATTACAACGCATAAATGGTATAGGAGAAGTACTTTCAGAAAGAATTGTAAAATTTAGAAATAAGTTTGTAGGTGGTTTTATTGCAGATGTTCAATTATTAGATGTTTATGGTTTAACACCCGAAGTTATTGAGCGTATTACCAATGAGTTTACTGTAAAAACACCAAGGCAAATAGAAAAAATAAACTTAAATACGGCAACCGTAGAGCAGTTGGTAACCATTCAGCATATAGATTATGAAGTAGCTCATAATATAGTGGAGCAGCGCATATTAAGAGAAGGATACAAGTCTTTAGATGAATTATTAAAAGTAAAAGACTTCCCAGTAAATAAAATAGAGATAATTAAATTATATTTGTCGCTCTATTAA
- the tuf gene encoding elongation factor Tu, whose protein sequence is MAKGTFDRSKPHLNIGTIGHVDHGKTTLTAAITKVLADAGLSEAKDFDQIDNAPEEKERGITINTSHVEYQTANRHYAHVDCPGHADYVKNMVTGAAQMDGAILVVAATDGPMPQTREHILLGRQVGIPRIVVFLNKVDMVDDEELLELVDMEVRDLLNFYEYDGDNGPVISGSALGALNGEQKWVDTVLELMEACDNWIEEPTREIDKDFLMPIEDVFSITGRGTVATGRIETGIANTGDPVEIIGMGAEKLTSTITGIEMFRQILDRGEAGDNAGILLRGIEKTQISRGMVICKPGSVTPHAKFKAEVYILKKEEGGRHTPFHNNYRPQFYVRTTDVTGNISLPDGVEMVMPGDNLTITVELIQPIAMNIGLRFAIREGGRTVGAGQVTEILD, encoded by the coding sequence ATGGCAAAAGGAACTTTTGATCGTTCAAAACCACATTTAAATATAGGTACTATTGGACACGTAGATCACGGTAAAACAACTTTAACAGCTGCTATTACAAAAGTATTAGCAGATGCAGGTTTATCTGAAGCTAAAGACTTCGATCAGATTGATAATGCTCCAGAAGAAAAAGAAAGAGGTATTACAATTAATACATCTCACGTAGAGTATCAAACAGCTAACCGTCACTATGCACACGTTGACTGTCCAGGTCACGCCGATTATGTAAAAAACATGGTAACTGGTGCTGCTCAAATGGATGGTGCTATCTTAGTTGTTGCTGCAACTGATGGTCCAATGCCACAAACTCGTGAGCATATCTTATTAGGTCGTCAAGTAGGTATTCCTCGTATCGTTGTTTTCTTAAACAAAGTTGATATGGTTGATGATGAAGAGCTTTTAGAGCTTGTTGATATGGAAGTTAGAGATTTATTAAACTTCTATGAGTACGATGGAGATAATGGTCCTGTAATTTCTGGTTCTGCTTTAGGTGCACTTAACGGTGAGCAAAAATGGGTAGATACGGTTTTAGAATTGATGGAGGCTTGTGATAACTGGATTGAAGAGCCAACAAGAGAAATTGATAAAGATTTCTTAATGCCAATAGAAGATGTATTCTCTATTACAGGTCGTGGTACTGTAGCAACTGGTAGAATTGAAACTGGTATTGCTAATACTGGAGATCCTGTTGAAATTATTGGTATGGGAGCTGAAAAATTAACTTCTACTATTACAGGAATTGAAATGTTCCGTCAAATATTAGATAGAGGTGAAGCTGGTGATAACGCTGGTATCTTATTAAGAGGTATTGAGAAAACTCAAATCTCAAGAGGTATGGTAATTTGTAAACCAGGTTCTGTAACTCCACATGCTAAATTTAAAGCAGAGGTTTATATCTTGAAAAAAGAAGAAGGTGGACGTCATACTCCATTCCATAACAACTACCGTCCTCAATTCTACGTACGTACAACTGATGTAACAGGTAATATTTCTTTACCTGATGGAGTTGAGATGGTTATGCCTGGTGATAACTTAACTATTACTGTTGAGTTAATTCAGCCAATTGCAATGAATATTGGTTTACGTTTTGCTATCCGTGAAGGTGGTAGAACTGTAGGTGCTGGTCAGGTAACTGAAATTTTAGACTAA
- the rplJ gene encoding 50S ribosomal protein L10: MTREEKSQVIEELTGELANSTNIYLTDISGLNAGTTSDLRRACFKANVKMAVVKNTLLEKAMEASDKDFGDLPTVLKGNTSVMYCETGNAPAKLIKNFRKKSDKPLLKGAFIEEAIYIGDEQLDVLVDIKSREELIGEIVTLLQSPAKNVVSALQSGGGKLAGIIKTLSEKEG, encoded by the coding sequence ATGACAAGAGAAGAAAAATCACAAGTAATTGAGGAATTAACTGGCGAATTAGCTAATAGTACAAATATCTATTTAACAGATATTTCAGGGTTAAACGCAGGAACAACCTCAGATTTACGTCGTGCTTGCTTTAAAGCAAACGTAAAAATGGCCGTAGTTAAAAATACATTACTAGAAAAAGCCATGGAAGCTTCAGATAAAGATTTTGGAGACCTTCCTACGGTTTTAAAAGGAAATACATCTGTGATGTATTGCGAAACTGGTAATGCACCAGCTAAGTTAATTAAAAACTTCCGTAAAAAATCAGATAAGCCTTTATTAAAAGGAGCATTTATTGAGGAAGCTATTTATATTGGCGATGAACAGTTAGACGTATTAGTAGATATCAAGTCTAGAGAAGAGTTGATTGGTGAAATTGTAACATTATTACAATCGCCAGCTAAAAACGTTGTATCTGCACTTCAATCAGGAGGCGGAAAACTGGCTGGTATTATTAAAACTCTTTCTGAAAAAGAAGGGTAG
- the secE gene encoding preprotein translocase subunit SecE, whose translation MAGFVNYIKESFNELKTNVSWPTWAEAQSLTVLVAVFTIVFSLAIWGVDTVFSKVIGFYFDLIK comes from the coding sequence ATGGCAGGATTTGTAAATTATATTAAAGAATCATTTAATGAACTTAAGACTAATGTAAGTTGGCCAACTTGGGCAGAAGCTCAAAGTTTAACCGTGCTAGTAGCTGTATTTACAATTGTTTTCTCTTTAGCAATATGGGGAGTAGATACAGTGTTTAGTAAAGTTATTGGTTTTTACTTTGATTTAATTAAGTAG
- the nusG gene encoding transcription termination/antitermination protein NusG — MSEVSEKKWYVVRAVSGQENKIKTYIENEIARLGLQDYVDQVLVPTEKVIQIRNGKKISKEKVYFPGYIMIQANLSGEVPHIIRSVTNVIGFLGETKGGDPVPLRQSEVNRMLGKVDELSVEETTNVAIPFTKGETVKVIDGPFNGFDGTIEKINEEKRKLEVMVKIFGRKTPLELSYMQVEKV, encoded by the coding sequence ATGTCTGAAGTTAGCGAAAAAAAGTGGTATGTAGTTAGGGCTGTAAGTGGTCAAGAAAACAAAATTAAAACTTACATTGAGAATGAAATAGCTCGTTTAGGTTTACAAGATTATGTTGATCAAGTATTAGTGCCTACCGAAAAAGTAATTCAGATAAGAAACGGGAAAAAAATAAGTAAAGAAAAAGTTTATTTCCCTGGATATATTATGATTCAAGCCAATTTATCGGGAGAGGTTCCTCATATTATCAGATCTGTTACTAATGTAATTGGATTTTTAGGAGAAACCAAAGGAGGAGATCCAGTGCCGTTAAGACAATCTGAAGTAAATAGAATGTTAGGTAAAGTAGATGAACTATCGGTAGAAGAAACTACTAATGTAGCCATTCCATTTACAAAAGGTGAAACTGTTAAAGTTATTGATGGTCCGTTTAATGGATTTGATGGTACCATTGAAAAAATTAATGAAGAAAAGCGTAAGCTTGAAGTAATGGTAAAGATTTTTGGAAGAAAAACACCATTAGAACTAAGCTATATGCAAGTAGAAAAAGTATAA
- a CDS encoding sodium:alanine symporter family protein, translated as MKKYLLSLSTIIFPLLTFAQESTSEKIDRVFKEYTGWFVEAVFYEIPFSDEYKIPWVLIVLIGGAVFFTIYFRFINVTGFRTALRVVQGKYEDIEKHGADTLYGDPTDNVDHNVFETLRDDSAHGEVSHFQALTAALSATVGLGNIAGVAVALSIGGPGATFWMILAGLLGMASKFAECTLGVKYRDVGHDGTVYGGPMYYLTKGFGEKGLKPLGKILAVLFAIFVIGGSFGGGNMFQANQAAAQFVKLFNFESDNAGMYFGIVMAVIVAIVIIGGIKRIASVTEKIVPFMAGIYVLAAIIILAANWSLIDDAFMLIFEGAFSGLGIAGGLVGVMIQGVRRGAFSNEAGVGSAAIAHSAVRTKYPASEGIVALLEPFVDTVVICTMTALVIVITNFDGSFMEYGVPIKEGVELTATAFDSVIPHFSIILTIAVILFAFSTMISWSYYGMQGWVFLFGKGKVSDLIYKILFLFFVVVGSSISLGAVIDFSDAMIFAMVVPNIIGVVVLSPIISRELKKYLKAINVKHDAMDEGAEDLTKHM; from the coding sequence ATGAAGAAATATCTTCTATCTCTTTCTACAATTATTTTTCCATTATTAACATTTGCTCAAGAATCAACCTCTGAAAAAATCGATAGGGTTTTTAAAGAGTATACAGGGTGGTTTGTTGAAGCTGTCTTTTATGAAATTCCATTTTCTGATGAATATAAAATTCCATGGGTATTAATTGTACTTATTGGTGGCGCTGTGTTTTTTACCATATATTTTCGGTTTATAAATGTTACAGGTTTTAGAACCGCTTTAAGAGTAGTACAGGGTAAATACGAAGATATTGAAAAACACGGAGCAGATACTTTATATGGAGATCCAACAGATAATGTTGATCACAATGTTTTTGAAACCTTAAGAGATGATAGTGCTCATGGTGAAGTATCGCATTTTCAAGCTTTAACAGCTGCTTTGTCTGCAACTGTGGGGCTTGGTAATATTGCTGGAGTAGCCGTTGCGCTTTCTATTGGTGGACCCGGTGCTACCTTTTGGATGATATTAGCAGGACTTTTAGGTATGGCATCTAAGTTTGCAGAATGTACTTTAGGTGTAAAATATAGAGATGTTGGTCATGACGGAACGGTTTACGGTGGGCCAATGTACTATTTAACAAAAGGTTTTGGAGAAAAAGGTTTAAAACCTCTAGGTAAAATACTAGCAGTACTATTTGCCATTTTTGTTATAGGAGGGTCCTTTGGTGGTGGAAATATGTTCCAAGCAAACCAAGCAGCAGCACAATTTGTTAAATTATTCAATTTTGAAAGTGATAATGCTGGTATGTATTTCGGTATAGTTATGGCTGTTATTGTTGCCATTGTTATTATTGGTGGTATTAAACGAATAGCCTCTGTAACTGAGAAAATTGTACCATTTATGGCTGGTATTTATGTTTTAGCAGCTATAATAATTTTAGCAGCCAATTGGAGTCTTATTGATGATGCTTTTATGTTAATTTTTGAAGGGGCATTTTCTGGACTAGGAATAGCAGGCGGATTAGTAGGTGTGATGATTCAAGGAGTTAGACGAGGTGCTTTTTCTAACGAGGCAGGTGTTGGTAGTGCAGCTATTGCACATTCTGCCGTACGTACAAAGTATCCAGCAAGTGAAGGTATTGTGGCACTTTTAGAACCTTTTGTTGATACCGTAGTTATCTGTACCATGACAGCCTTGGTTATAGTAATTACTAATTTTGATGGTAGCTTTATGGAATATGGAGTGCCTATTAAAGAGGGGGTAGAACTTACAGCCACCGCTTTTGATAGTGTAATTCCGCATTTTTCAATTATATTAACAATAGCTGTTATATTGTTTGCTTTTTCTACCATGATCTCATGGTCTTATTACGGTATGCAAGGTTGGGTGTTTTTATTTGGAAAAGGAAAAGTAAGTGATTTGATATATAAAATATTATTCTTATTTTTTGTTGTGGTAGGTTCGTCTATTAGTCTTGGTGCAGTAATAGATTTTTCAGACGCTATGATTTTTGCCATGGTAGTTCCAAACATAATTGGAGTTGTTGTATTATCTCCAATTATTAGTAGAGAACTTAAAAAATACTTAAAAGCTATTAACGTTAAGCATGATGCTATGGATGAAGGAGCAGAAGACTTAACAAAACATATGTAA
- the rplA gene encoding 50S ribosomal protein L1 has product MARLTKKQKEAVAKIEKGRLYSVDEASALIKEITNTKFDASVDLAVRLGVDPRKANQMVRGVVSLPHGTGKDVKVLALVTPDKEAEAKEAGADYVGLQEYLDKIKGGWTDVDVIITMPSVMGKLGPLGRVLGPRGLMPNPKTGTVTMDVAKAVREVKAGKIDFKVDKTGIVHAAIGKASFSPDKIAGNANELLQTLIKLKPTAAKGTYVKSIYMSSTMSPSVAIDPKIG; this is encoded by the coding sequence ATGGCAAGATTAACAAAGAAGCAAAAAGAAGCTGTAGCGAAAATTGAAAAAGGAAGACTTTATTCTGTAGATGAAGCTTCAGCATTAATTAAAGAGATTACCAATACTAAGTTTGATGCATCAGTTGATTTAGCAGTACGTTTAGGTGTAGATCCTAGAAAAGCTAATCAAATGGTGAGAGGCGTGGTTTCATTACCTCATGGTACTGGTAAAGATGTGAAAGTATTAGCATTAGTAACACCAGATAAAGAAGCAGAAGCTAAAGAAGCAGGTGCTGATTATGTAGGTTTACAAGAATACCTTGATAAAATTAAAGGTGGTTGGACAGACGTTGATGTTATTATTACTATGCCAAGCGTTATGGGTAAATTAGGGCCTTTAGGTCGTGTATTAGGTCCTCGTGGTTTAATGCCTAACCCAAAAACTGGTACAGTAACTATGGATGTTGCTAAAGCAGTAAGAGAAGTAAAAGCTGGTAAAATTGACTTTAAAGTTGATAAAACTGGTATTGTTCATGCTGCAATTGGTAAAGCATCATTTAGTCCTGATAAAATTGCTGGTAATGCAAATGAATTATTACAAACATTAATAAAACTTAAGCCAACTGCGGCAAAAGGAACATACGTAAAAAGCATTTACATGTCATCTACTATGAGTCCTAGTGTTGCTATTGACCCTAAGATTGGTTAA
- a CDS encoding tyrosine-type recombinase/integrase: protein MPLSPFTDYLLLEKKYSKLTVKAYQNDLNSFLQFVNSEYQTNNINNVNYSQIRSWIVSMVENGVSNRSINRKVSALNTYYKFLLKVGDIKINPLAKHKALKTSKKVQVPFSEKEIIAVIDDFNENDFEGIRDKLIVELFYSTGIRRIELVNLKLSSIDFDNKTLKVLGKRNKERMVPLLYSVQQTMRKYIEIRQKLENIKDTNSLFLTKKGVKIYETLVYRIINNYFSKASSKVKRSPHILRHSFATHLLNQGADINAVKELLGHSSLAATQIYTHNSIAELKKVHIKAHPRSRK, encoded by the coding sequence ATGCCATTATCTCCTTTTACAGATTATTTATTGCTAGAAAAAAAGTATTCAAAGTTAACAGTAAAAGCTTATCAAAATGATTTAAATAGCTTTTTACAATTTGTAAATTCAGAATATCAAACTAACAATATTAATAATGTAAACTATTCACAAATTAGAAGTTGGATAGTATCAATGGTAGAAAACGGAGTATCTAACCGAAGTATTAACAGAAAAGTTTCTGCACTAAACACCTACTATAAATTCCTCTTAAAAGTGGGAGACATTAAAATAAATCCACTAGCAAAACACAAAGCTTTAAAAACAAGTAAAAAAGTGCAAGTGCCCTTTTCAGAAAAAGAAATAATAGCGGTTATAGATGATTTTAATGAAAATGATTTTGAAGGCATAAGAGATAAATTAATAGTAGAACTATTTTATTCAACAGGTATTCGTAGAATAGAATTAGTTAACCTAAAACTGTCTAGTATAGATTTTGATAATAAAACGTTAAAAGTACTAGGTAAAAGAAATAAAGAACGCATGGTGCCGTTATTATATTCAGTACAGCAAACAATGCGTAAGTATATAGAAATAAGGCAAAAATTAGAAAATATAAAAGATACCAATAGTTTGTTTTTAACAAAAAAAGGGGTTAAAATTTACGAAACACTTGTTTACAGAATAATAAATAACTATTTTAGTAAGGCATCTTCAAAAGTAAAAAGAAGTCCTCACATACTAAGACATTCTTTTGCAACACATTTACTAAACCAAGGTGCCGATATTAATGCTGTAAAAGAACTTTTAGGACATTCTAGTTTGGCTGCCACACAAATTTATACTCACAACAGTATAGCTGAATTAAAAAAAGTGCACATTAAAGCACATCCAAGAAGCAGAAAATAA
- the rplK gene encoding 50S ribosomal protein L11, whose protein sequence is MAKELSKVVKLQVRGGAANPSPPVGPALGAAGVNIMEFCKQFNARTQDKAGKVLPVVISVYKDKSFDFVIKTPPAAVQLLEAAKVKKGSGEPNRKKVAKVSWDQVKTIAEDKMVDLNAFTVESAMKMVAGTARSMGITVTGEFPN, encoded by the coding sequence ATGGCAAAAGAGTTAAGTAAAGTAGTTAAGCTACAAGTTAGGGGAGGTGCTGCGAATCCATCGCCACCGGTTGGACCCGCTCTAGGTGCTGCTGGAGTTAATATCATGGAGTTCTGTAAGCAATTTAATGCTAGAACTCAAGATAAAGCAGGTAAAGTATTACCAGTTGTAATTTCGGTTTATAAAGACAAGTCTTTCGACTTTGTAATTAAAACCCCTCCAGCTGCAGTACAATTATTAGAAGCGGCCAAGGTGAAGAAGGGTTCTGGAGAACCAAACAGAAAAAAAGTAGCTAAAGTTTCTTGGGATCAGGTTAAAACTATTGCAGAAGACAAAATGGTTGATTTAAATGCATTTACTGTTGAGTCTGCTATGAAAATGGTTGCTGGTACAGCAAGAAGTATGGGAATCACTGTAACAGGGGAATTCCCTAATTAA
- a CDS encoding acyl-CoA dehydrogenase family protein: MNSMYFTEEHNLFRKSLQDFLKKEVVPNIEQWEQTGNIDKSIWKKFGDMGFLGISYPEAYGGLNLDMFYMVILLEELQKVNSGGFAAALWAHVYLAMTHLNTEGTDAIKQKYLTPSISGEKLGCLCITEPFGGSDVAGIRSTAVKEGDYYILNGSKTFITNGVYSDYLVVAAKTKPELGNKGISIFVVDRETPGISATKLDKLGWRASDTGEIAFDNVKIPASNLLGEENKGFGYILQHFSLERLVMGVNAHARAEYALDYAKQYMAERLAFGKTIDKFQALRHKLSDLYADMEVCKEFNYSVAYKLNKGMYVVKEATISKLKSTQMADDVIYNCLQFLGGYGYMEEYPMARLLRDSRLGPIGGGTSEILREILSKIIIDKKSYKPVT, encoded by the coding sequence ATGAACAGTATGTACTTCACCGAAGAACATAACCTTTTTAGAAAAAGCCTTCAAGATTTTTTAAAAAAAGAAGTGGTTCCAAATATAGAACAATGGGAGCAAACAGGTAATATAGATAAATCTATTTGGAAAAAATTTGGAGACATGGGTTTCTTAGGAATTAGTTATCCAGAGGCTTATGGCGGCTTAAATTTAGACATGTTCTATATGGTAATTCTTTTAGAAGAGCTTCAAAAAGTTAACTCAGGAGGGTTTGCAGCAGCATTATGGGCTCATGTTTATTTAGCTATGACCCATCTTAATACTGAAGGAACTGATGCTATAAAACAAAAATATTTGACTCCAAGTATATCTGGAGAAAAATTAGGTTGTCTTTGTATTACAGAACCATTTGGTGGTAGTGATGTGGCAGGAATAAGATCTACAGCAGTTAAAGAAGGAGATTATTATATCTTAAACGGGTCTAAAACATTTATTACTAATGGTGTATATAGCGATTATTTAGTGGTTGCTGCAAAAACAAAACCAGAATTAGGTAATAAAGGCATTAGCATATTTGTTGTAGATAGAGAAACACCTGGGATATCTGCTACTAAACTAGATAAGTTAGGTTGGAGAGCATCCGATACTGGAGAAATAGCCTTTGATAATGTGAAAATACCAGCCAGTAATTTATTAGGAGAAGAAAATAAAGGCTTTGGCTATATTCTTCAGCATTTTTCTTTAGAAAGATTAGTAATGGGGGTAAACGCTCACGCCAGAGCAGAATATGCTTTAGACTATGCAAAGCAATACATGGCAGAACGTTTAGCGTTTGGTAAAACCATAGATAAGTTTCAAGCTCTTCGTCATAAATTATCAGATTTATATGCAGATATGGAAGTTTGCAAAGAGTTCAATTATTCAGTTGCCTATAAACTTAATAAAGGAATGTATGTTGTAAAAGAAGCTACCATATCTAAATTAAAATCTACACAAATGGCAGATGATGTTATTTATAATTGCTTGCAATTTTTAGGAGGCTATGGATATATGGAAGAGTATCCAATGGCAAGACTTTTAAGAGATAGTAGGTTGGGACCAATAGGGGGCGGTACTTCAGAAATTTTAAGAGAAATTTTATCAAAAATAATAATCGATAAAAAAAGTTATAAACCAGTAACATAA
- a CDS encoding PspC domain-containing protein — MNVYKPLLFFQKHGYYVCQRIADRLGIRAKVVRTSFMYLTFVTLGFGFALYLFLAFWMRIKDLVYTKRSSVFDL; from the coding sequence ATGAATGTTTATAAACCTTTATTATTTTTTCAAAAACATGGCTATTATGTATGCCAGCGTATAGCAGATAGGTTAGGTATTAGGGCAAAAGTTGTACGTACATCATTTATGTATTTAACATTTGTTACACTTGGCTTTGGGTTTGCTTTGTATTTATTTTTAGCATTTTGGATGCGTATTAAAGATTTAGTTTACACCAAGCGTTCGTCTGTTTTCGATTTGTAA
- the hpf gene encoding ribosome hibernation-promoting factor, HPF/YfiA family, which yields MKVNTQSVNFSADKKLLDFIQKRMDKLDLFYDKVIKSDVYLKLENTSDKENKVFEARVSVPGDIFVVKKQCKSFEEGVDMAVSSLERQLKKRKEKLRAHL from the coding sequence ATGAAAGTAAACACGCAGTCCGTTAATTTCAGCGCAGACAAAAAATTATTAGATTTTATCCAAAAAAGAATGGATAAGCTTGATTTGTTTTATGACAAAGTAATTAAATCAGATGTTTATTTAAAATTAGAAAATACTAGTGACAAAGAAAACAAAGTTTTTGAAGCAAGAGTAAGCGTTCCCGGAGATATTTTTGTAGTAAAAAAACAATGTAAATCGTTTGAAGAAGGTGTAGATATGGCAGTTTCATCATTAGAAAGACAGCTAAAAAAACGAAAAGAGAAATTAAGAGCACATTTATAA